aagGGTGTGAGGTCACAGGAAGAagagcaggcttttttttttttttttttttttgaaacggAAGCCTCACtacattgcccaggctgtccttgatccgatcttcctgcctcagcctcctagtaGATGGGactacaggtacacaccactgcacccagccttgcCTAATTTTTAGTTGGATTATATTTTTGTGGTTGATTTGCAAgacttctttacatattctggagaCTAGACCCTTACTAGAtgcctgatttgcaagtattttctcttgTTTGGTTGcctatctttttgttttattgatagtATCCTTTGAATTAACTTTTTTATTCTGATGAAATTACGTttaccttttttgttgttatttcttatgcttttggtgtcacacCTAAAACAACATTGCCTGATCCAAGGTCACAAAGACTTATgcctatgagttcaaaccccagtactgccaaaagaaggaggaggaagaggagaaggagaaaagaaggagaaagacttCCAAATCAGGGGCCTGTGGCTCCcatctacaatcctagctacttgggaggctgagattgggaggatcacagtttgagctagccccagcaaatagttcttgagaccccatctccaagataaccagagcaaaatgggcttgagatgtggctcaagcagtagagcacctgctttgcaagcatgaaggcttgagttcaaacccatcccacaaaaaacaaaaaagaggacttCCAGATTTTTGACTTGGGGTCCATCATGATGCCACCAACTGAGACCAACCTTAAAGGAAAGATCCCATTTGGGGGAAGAGAAAGTGGTCATTCAGTCCATGTTGAACTTGGAGGACAGTGGGCCGCCCACATAATGGCTTGAAAGTAACTGGATGTTTGCACCTGAGGCTCAGGAGAGCTACCTAGTCTGGGGTCAGGGAAGCACTGAACCAACCAATGGGAATGATAAAGGAGACAGAAAGGGACTGTGCCGATGTCCAAAGGTGGAGGTGATGACAAAATCCCACAGAGAGACTGGGAAGGAgcaagcagaggcagaaggaaaaatGGGGCATGTGCTACCTGTGCAGGGGGCATGGATAATGGTAATTAGTAGGACCCAAATGCCTCCTTGGATTAACACAATTAGAAGTCACTGGTGACCTCAACAAGGGATGTTCTGAAGCCACATTGCAATGGACTGAGGAAGTGGGGTGGGGACCCTTGGAGCTGTAGAAGCTGCCTGGAGGAGTTTGGAGGGGAGAGATTTAGAACAGTGCTTTTTAGATTTTAATGTGCAAATGAGTCACATGCCCcaactctcctctccttcctccatccccacAGCCACAATCATGGCCCCCATCCGAGTCCCCCATATGGCCCATCTCACTAGGACAACTGAGCTGGCCTTCAGATGCTCACCTTTGGTTTAGGCCTAGTGCTGTGGAGGCCAGTGGCATCCAAAACTTGGGGAGTGAGACAGCGGAAGTCAGAACACAGGCAGGCCACCAGAGAGGCCTCTGGACCATGCCAGAGGCTGAGACTTCAAGAGGGCATTAATTAAGGTGTGGCCCTGGCAAGGGATGGCCAGAGTCATGAGGAAGGTCACTGAGGAACGCGGAGAAGGTATTGAAGGGTCATTCACATGGATGAACAGGACACTGGAACAAAAATCCAAGTCCTGGATAGATAGGGAGGTGACAGGGAGGATAAAAATGAGGAGGGGAGACAGTAGAGACATGTGGCAGGAGTCatagagaaggaggagaaaagtatATATGCTGACAGAAAACACATATGAAAACCCTCCAAACTGAATGGTGGTTATCCTTAGGGTACGGAGGATGACGGGTCcttctgatttcttctttatACTTTCCTGCATCTTCCCCTATGTTTTCTGCAACGcatatttctttttagaaatgttaaagttagaaaataatgtaaaaagcCAAACATGTTGgtgtacgcctgtaatcccagcactcaggaggctaaggcaagaggactgcaagtttgaggccagcttaggcaagaccctgtcttaaccaaacaaaacaaaagcaagcaaacaaaagccaacaaaaaagaaagaaaatagtgcaACAAATGCCCCAATTCACACCACTCACAATTTGTAATggtaaacatattttctttattaaaaaaaaaagggaatgctTTGAGCTATAGCCAAAGTCCCCTCTAACTGTCCTCTCCTTTCAGAGAAGTGTGGCTGCTTGGTTTtagtacacacatatgtacagaaTATGATGTGTGGCAGTTTATTTACATGGAAGAACTGTTTTTAAAATGGTGGCCAGGGCTTTTTTTAAACCAGGAGGGGTTTCACAGAGTGGACGCCTAAACCCACCTCCCCAGCAGAACACCAGCAGGGAGGCCTCACCCCACTTTAAGTACTGTTAAGACCAAGTTTAAATACACTGGGCCACACCTGGTCATTAAATGTTCCAGGAAAGCAGAGAATTACTACTTGTGTTTTTCTGGCTAGGTTTCAACCCATTTTCATATCATTCAAGTCACTAATGCCTCAGAAATCCAGCCAGCCTTCCAGAtagggaaactaaggctcaggaGATGGTGGTAAGCTGCTAGAATGTCACAGTTAAGGTGACAGAGGATAAGGAACTAAAGCTCTGGAGATCTTTCTGGAGTCTCAGGCCAGTGTGCAGAGGTGGGACAGAGGCAAGGGTCACAGCTAGCTGGGACTAGTGGACTTTGACCCTGTGgcaataaggaaaagaaatggcaATAACTTCAGGCCACTAAGGTTGGATGATGGTTGGAAAATTAGTCTGGAAAGTAGAAGTAGTTCTCCCTGTCAGAGGCCCCATAGAACAGGCACAGTCCTGGGCGCTGTCTCTCCCGGTGCTCCAGTACACACTCAGAAGCCAAGAGCTGCCTTTGTGGTCAGATAGGCCTAGATTTGAGTCTCAGTCCTACCCTTGATAAATGCTGTGggatctcagttttctcacctataaaatgataGTCTCATGATCGTCTTTAGCTCTTGAGGTTGCTCCATGAATAAAAAGAGAATTGCCATCTATGTTTCCAGAAacaaaggcatttttaaaagGTCTGCTCCCAAGCCCAATTCCAGAAAGCTCCAGCCAGGCTCAGCGTCAGTGGCACTGTCCCACACTGGCAGATAGAGAAGCCATGGGCTCTTGCACACCTGAGAGTTGACCTTGGCTTTGCAGTGACCAGACGTGCTCTCCAGAGCAGCCCCTGGGAGGCGAGCTCCCCCATCAGAAAGCTCTAAGTGGCTGGGCCAGAAGACACGAGTAACTATTCATTGTAAGCCTCCAACAATACAGCTGTGTGTAATTTGGGAAGCAAACCCTTCCCTTGCTCTCCTGCAGGCCCCCTCACACCTTGGTTATCACGGATGCCAATACTTCAGGTAGGAATGGCTGCATGGTCCACAAACACCATTAAATGCAGGCATCCCTTTGCACTCTTTGGTATAGAATGAAGACCTAGAATTGGAGCTGGTGGGCCCCAATTACGAGGGTGCAGCCATTTGCAATGTGGGTAAGTATTGTCCAAGTACTTCCTAAAAGGTCCCCGTGACATCATGTCAGCCAGGAAGGGAGCCAGCTCAGTGGCTTAATGACCTGCTTCCATCTTCCCTTCTACCTGACAAGACTGTCTCCCCACCATGCGCCACTGCACATTCTCCCTTTAGATAACAGATGACAGTCGTCCCCCCATGGTCTGTGGTGGCCACTGATGCCTGGGGCTTCCCAGGAGAAATGGCTCCACACCGTTTCCTGATGTTAATGTGTTTTCCAAACTCCAGAAGCTAGACCCAGGTGACACAACAAGGCACACATTCACTGGACACCTGTGTGCAAGGCCAGCCTCTGCCACCAAAGCAGGGTACAGAGTGGGAATGGACGTCATCCATGTACACAATAAGTGCCTCCCAGAGGACTGCTCCAAAGACCCAGAGAATCCAGGAAAAAGCCACAGCCTGGCCGTGTTGGAGATGTGGGTGGGAATTCAGGCTCCAGCAGGGTGGTCCTGAGCTCTCTGAACCCAAGGGACAGGAACAGACCTCCTTCCCACACTGATGATAAAACAAGGGACAGCTTGGTCGGCCCAGTAACCATTACCCAGCATCAGTGAAGCTCCAGCTATATGTCCTGCTGGGTCCACCATTGACCCCCAAATAGCCACCCAAGGGAGTTTCTAAGGCGTTTTCGTATCTTATTTTTGTGTCTCATTTTATTTCATCACCACCtcaaaggacaggaagtattctCCCTGGTTTTCCCAGGAGGGAAAGAGACccccaaaacagaaacaaagcaccTTGTTCAAAATGGAAGACATGACTCAGACCCGGCAGCATTCTTTCCTCAATAAAAGGAAGGCCCAGGGAGGAGAAGTGATTGgcttgaggtcacacagcaggtcAAGGGCAGACCGTAGTCTCCCAGGCAGCGATCTTTCACCACGCATTCCCAGCCTCCATCCGGGGGGCTTTTCCGGCAGGTGCCCACAGGGTCACAATGGGcactgcagacacacacacagcccgGGCGATCGCAGCTCctccgagcctcagtttccactcgTCCAATGGGCCTGGGTGCGGTAGGGGCGGGCTCGGGGCGCGGGGGCGTGGCGGGGGCGGTGACTCAGTCGTGAAGGCCGAGGGCTGCGGAGCCGGTCGGACCGGCCGCGGACGCGCTGCCTGGCGTCGGGGCTGGGCGGCCCAGGGGGTGCGGGGAAGGGAGGCCGGCCGGGGCGCCGAGCCCGCTCGGGAGGGAAGTGGGCGCGGCGCGGCTCCGCTGGGCGCACAGGCTACGCGGATGGGAGCGGGGTCCCCGGGCGGCCCGCAGCCTCAGGAGCCTCCGCTGACGCCGGCCGCGGCGACCCGGGCGGGAGCGACATGTGTCTGCGCGTCGGTGAGCGGCGGGGGGCGGGAGGCTGGCCCAGACCCTCCTCCGGGTGGAGAGAGCCGGAACGCACTCAGTTCGTGGCCTGGGGCAGAACTgaggggcctcagtttccccagcagtgAGATGCAGGGAGTGGGGCTGCCCAATTGCCCCCACTTCCCTTTTTTGCTGAGGGGCACGACTGCCCTGAAGACTCCCAGGCAGGAGAAGGGATGCAGGGAGATGAGAGGGACCGGGATCCAGAGCGCAGGGCCTCTGGATCTTCACAAGGGTCCCCCCTCCATCCCCTGCTCTCCCACAGCCAGGAGAGAAGGGCTGGGACAGAGGAGGGAAACCCTGtgccccttctccctctctgggCACTGAGATGCTGATCTGGGGCATCAGACAGCACTAGGGAGTCCCTACTACTTAGCCTAGAGACCTTGtgagccttggttttctcatctgtaaaatggacagtCGTACCCATCTCCTAGGACTACTATGAGGATGAAGTTAGCTACCAAGTGTTAAGTGCTTAGCCCCATTGCTAAATGTTCCCAGAATGGGAACTTAGAAATAAAGCCAGGCACTGCCTTGAGGCTCTGCACCCATGCTCCAGGTACAGCCCAAGCCGGCACTGTCCTGTCTGACCAAAGCCTTGGTCCTGGAAAGCTGTTGTTATTGAGTCCAACCCCGAGCCCATTGATGTCTGGGTTGCCAggtaggtgggtggatggggtgaggtgggTCCAGCCCCTGGAAGGAAGCTGCTGTTCCCCTTCCTGTCTGGCCAGCTGTTCATCTTCTCCAGGCCACTCCAGTTCCCTGTACCTGTCCTGCCAATCTTCTGTGCTGTTCTGCTCCAACCTGGTCCCACACCCTACAGGCTCCAGGGGTCTCAGAGAGCAGGGAAGTCAAGCTCTTCCTGTTTTATACTGGGGCCCAAAGAGGCAAGGGGCTGGAGCGAGGTCTGCAGAGTCTGTGACTAAATGCCCCCATCCCTCCAGCCCTCTGGATTGCCTCTTGGCCCAGCTCCCTGAGCACATCCATTCTAGTGatagcttttttcttttacttgtgtTTATTCAGCTGTAAAGCTCCCACATACAAAATATGATCAGCCCTCTCTGCCAGAGATGGGGAGACTGGAGTCTAAAAGGGGCTCCAAGTCAAGTCCTATTGCGAGCAGCTAAAGGAAGAAAGGGCTGTTTAGCTCTGGAACCTGACCACACTTCCAGTCTCACAGAGCTGCTAGAACAAAGGGACTTACAGGGTCAGGAAGCCAGCATGGTACAGTACTTGAGAGCAGGGCCAGGAGCCAAAGGGGACATTGCAGAGAGCCTGAGCTGCCTAAGGAGGGGGCTCCCTATTCCTGGGATGTGCTGATAAGCCCATTCCCCCCTGCACCAAGAACTTGCTTTTCCCAGTATTCCCAGGGTAGGAAAGTGACATGACCCTCTTCCCCACCCAGTGACAAGGGTTCTTcttcccattctacagatgaggaagtggAGGTTCAGGGGCTTGCATTAGTTACACATTCTAGACAGTTTCGTTTAGCAGTTGTATGTTAAGTCCCTATGGTGTGCCAGTCTCCATCTACCAAACTGAATGAATACTGaacagggcctgatgcttgcccAATGAACTATGGGCTCCTGGGACCCGGACAGTAACTGTCAGGCTCACTGTGGCACCCTAGGGCCTGACAGCAGGAACTCAGGGAACATTTGTGTAATGAACATAAGAATTAATGAATCAGTGAAGAATCTTGGGGTCCTGAGCTAGAACTGCACCGCTCACAACCTCGAGCACTAGCAAGGATTAAAGTGCCACCTGTGTGCTTTTCCAACTTTATAGTTCCAAGGACTCTCACAAAGGAATGGTGAgccccttttacagatgaggaaactgaggttcagagaagacAAGTTACTGGCGCCAAGACATCCAGAAATAGATTTAGAATCCAAGGTGCGTCACTCTGGAGGCTAGGTTTTCTGCTCTGCCCAAGATGAGCCTCAGCCATGGCCCTGACATGCTGTCCCCCACAGGTGGCCTGAGTGTGGGTGACTTCCGGAAGGTGCTGATGAAGACAGGTCTGGTACTGGTGGTGCTGGGCCATGTGAGCTTCATCGTGGCCGCCGTCCTCCATGGCACTGTGCTGCGCTACGTGGCTGCCCCCCGTGACGCTGTGGCTCTGCAGTACTGCACGGTCAACATCCTCTCCGTCACTTCAGCCATTGTGGTACGGGTTGGTGTACCCATGCGGAGGGGGGGGACGGTGGGAGGGAAGGGCTTAAAGGGTCTTTGATGAGTCCCCACCAGAACCTGGGTGGGTAAACAGGGAGCCCAGAGCACTAACCCTACCTAGTACACCACTTAGCAACTATACGAGTCACTCAAAcggtctttgcttctgttttctcatctgtaaaatggggtgggAAAAATATCCACCTCAGAGGGTCTTGCAAGTGCAGAATGACATTATCCATACAAAGTGCTTAGCACACTGTTTGGCACACAGTGAGCGTGCACTACTGTGAGTTAGGATTGTTATTACCATAGATATTCAAAGTACTgtgggacagaaggaaggaacatGAAGTCAGCTTGAGAGGATCCAGGAGAGTTTCACAGAAGTAGAGGCCACTGATCAAGGTATTGATGGATGAGTAGGAGTTCACAGATGGACTGCAATTAATGACCCAGATATGTGGTGTGCTGGGACTAGCAGGCAGGAAAGGAAGCTGGAATGGCATTCCATGTACAGAATATAGCAGGTGCAGACATGTGGAGGTGGAAATAGCTAAGATCTGTTCTGGAGacacaggaaaacaatttggcagGTGCTTAGCATCAGGCCTGGTCTCTGGCAACTACTGGATGAATGATAGTTGTGTTAGGCCTGGACATCAGCCCGTCTGATGACTTCACAAACAAGGGGCCCAGGATTGTTAGGCTTATGAAGCTCTTGCCTGGCTGTCAGCAAAGGTGCTGCAGCACTGGGGGGAACATCTGTACTAAGTGTCTGAGCTCCTTTGCTGCTGTCTCCTGACTGAgagcctctctctttctttaaacCTGTCTCTGCCTACATAGTAAAGCTCAGAGAGCCTGCTGGCAGCTGGGGTTGGTGAACTTCACCCCGGCAAGTAGGAAAGGCTCTGTCAGCAGAACAGGGCTGGGCTGTGCAGCTATCTGTGATGTCTGTGGAGTTTCAGTCAGTGGTCAATGTCTTTGGCTCAGCAGCCACAtgaggaaggcagggaagggcGTGAGCAAAGGGTTAGGAGGGCCACAGGGATAAGCATCAGGCTGGactatttcattttttccctgaTTTACCTAGtgaatcctcctccctcccagcaACATGGGGCCATTATTGTCTCCAAGGTTCACCTAATCTTTTGATATAAAGAAGCCAAGCCAGATTTGAGCCTATTTGGGTCTGACACCAATGCCAGTATCCTTTCTGTGAGTTCCTCTTGCAGAGTGGGTCTTAGCTCAGAGAGGCTGAGACACTGAGTGTGGCTACGCAGTGAATTAAAGCCATTACTGGAGCCCCATGGTACCAAGCCTGTTACAGCGAGAGAATGTGAGAGGAGGGATGTAGGACAAGCTGAAGGGAGCCCAGAAGAGCCAGTGCACAGGCGGTCCTCCTCTGGGAGCAAGGGTGGTTAGGAAGCCTGCAGGGGGAGAAAAGAGGAGCAAGAGGATGTCCCTGGTGAGGGTGCTGTGTGGATGGCCACATCCAGGACAATGAGGGAGCACTGTGGCCCGGGGTGGGGCTGAGAAGCTGATGGGCTGAGCCAGATAACTGAGAGCCTGGAACAATTAAAAATACTCCTGGAGATTTTGAATTCTACTTCATAAAGTATCTTGgttcattttaatataataattttgGTTTCAGTTCCTTGCTAGTTGAGTTACTTAGTTTCTTACGAAATCGTTTCCATTTGGAGAGAGATGTCGCCAGCATCTTGGCTTGGCATACTCCCTGACATGCCCCTGCAGGCCTGGGATACACAGGTCCTTGTTTGACACTCATAGCTGTAGGCACTGGGTAGTCCTAGAAGGTTGTAGGCAGAGAGTGATTCTTTTAGAAACATCACTCCAGGGTTGGGACACGAAGAAGCAATGCCTCTGTGAAGATGGAGGTAATGAGACCAAAGTTAAGCAGGAGATGGTGACGGGGTCCCGGGCTAGAGAAAGCATTGGTGTAATCTTTATTCAGGGTGGTCCTGGCCTGCACCTGTGGTCCTCCAATACAGGGGTCAGAGCTAACTCAAGCCTCCCCACAGGTCATCACCACAGGCATTGCAGCTGTCACATTGTCACGCTACCTCCCCAGCACCCCTCTGGTATGTGGCACTTCCTGGGATGGGGCTGTGGGTAGGGGTAACAGTTACTCCAAGGGCCTGGCCTGCTTGGAGGGGGACAGCTGACCATCAGGGAGGCCAGAGCTGCCGCTGAGGGCCAAGCCATGATGTCCACTGACTTGTGGCCTCCCCCATACAGCGCTGGACGGTGTTTAGCTCGAGTGTAGCCTGTGCTCTTCTCTCTCTGACCTGTGCCCTTGGCCTCTTGGCCTCGATCGCCGTGACCTTTGCCACCCAGGGCCGGGCACTACTGGCACCCTGCACTTTTGGGAATGCTGAGCTATTGACACTCACGCCTGACTGTCCCTTCGATCCCACACGCATTTACGTGAGTGCCTTGGCCTGGAATGGGGTGCATCCGGCCCCTCAGTGGTAAGGGCTCTTGGGGTCCCatcctccacccccagccccaagcAGCCACCTCTGCCCCCTGTGCCCTTCAGAGCTCCAGCCTGTGCCTCTGGGCCATCTCGCTAGTGTTCTGTATGGCAGAGAGCGTGTTTGCTGTGCGCTGTGCCCAACTTGTGCACGAGCTGCTGGACCTGAGACCCTGGTGGGGGAAAAGCAGCCACCACACGGTAAGTCCCTTCCACAGTCCTGACTCCATATTTTCTGGCAGCCCCTGCTGGGGAACCCAGGCTGGTTGGTCTCATCCCTTTGTACAGGGCCCCCTGTACACTTTAAGAATTGGGGCACAAGTTTTCTCCCCAGGACCAAAGGAAGAGCCTTGAAGGCTCAGAGAGGCCAGATCTCCCAGCTAAGTCACACAGCTGACATCTGGCTCTCCCAGGGCCCACGATAGTCTTGAGGGAGGGCAAAGGACTTCTGAGCTTGAACAGGGGACACTCCTGGCTCTTGCACGGGAGGTAGTAATGCTCCTttgccctctccccacctccctccctggGTTGTCCTGGAGGAGGAGACCCCAGCCAGACCCAGTGGGCCCAGCAGCCTCCTGTATCTCTACAGATGCTGGAGAGCCCAGAGCCCACGGACAGCCACGACCTGCTAAGCTGCACCAGCTCTGTGCCACTGACCCTCTGACAGCTGATATATCATCAGGCCCATGGCCACTGGGCCTGCGACCAAGCTGCACTGTGGCCACGGAGGCCCAGACAGGTCCAGGATTCTTGAAGCCAACCCAAGAGAGCTCAATGGACCCTTGGGGACCTGGGAGGGGCTTTCAACCCCATTCCCCGGCCACCCAGCCCACTGCACTGAAACGAGACTTTATTCTGAAGTTATTAAAAAGAACAGAGATGCTCCATGTGGCTGcatgcagggggaagggggacagGGGCTTGGCCAGGGGCCTGCACTTCCTTCCCACACAGAACACTGTGGAAGGGCTCTGCCCACCTGTCTGtaggcctttgtgtgtgtgtggtgtgtgtaagagagagagagaggtgggcaAAATACAGAGTGATAAATCTGTAGTCTGTGTGGCCGGCAGGGTTCATCCAAGTGTTAAAAGACAGGCAGGGTTTGTGGGACCCACAGTTGGCAGCTGGAATCCTGGAAGGTTCTGCAATTGTGTCATGGCCTCTTGGCCAGCCAGAGCTGGAGCAAGAAGGGTTAGGGCTCTCCTGCAGGCAAGGGGCTCAAGGAGCTTCTTTCTCAAAGCCCCACATCCTTGGAATCTTCCTACACCCCTggaatcctctcccctccaaaCCAAAAGACAGGCTCCTTACCTGGGCATAACTCCCGCCTCCACCCAGGCTGAGACCTACAAGAGGGAGCCTTCCCCCTGGTGGGGAAGGGTCTCAGAGCTGTGGCTGGGTGGGAGGTGATCCGGCTGGCTGGGTAAGGTGGCTGACTCAGGGCAGACCAAGACAGAGCCTGGTCTTGCTCAGGGGAGAGACACTGCCTCTAGGTCTGTGGGATGCTGacggctggctggctggctggcttgcTTGCTTGGGCCCCTTGCTTGCAGGGTTCCCTTCTCCAGAGACCCCCCCAACACGGTGCAGACCCGGGAAGGGGAATCCCCAGTTTGGCCCCCAGCCTGGATAGACACAAGGGAGAGGAAGCTGAGAGCCGGGAGCGCCGGCGAAGGCGGGGAGGAAGGGCCAGGCTCCTCTTGCTCAGAACTGGGAGGCGCTGCTGGGGTCACACTGCAGCAGGCGCACGATGGACGGGTCGCTTTTGGCCCCGCGGATGAACTCCTCCAGGGACAGCTTGCCTGCGGGGCGAGGGGAGCTGTGATAGGGAAAAAGGTGGCTGCCAAGCGCAGGGAGGTGGAgcgggagagggaaggagggtgtGCCGCCGCCCTGCCGCCCTGTCCACCCCTCTCACCGTCGTTGTTCGTGTCCATTTGGCGGAAGATTttctcagtcctcttctccggggTCGACTCGTCCTCCGGCATCTTCATCACGGACGAAACCATCTTGTAAATGGCCtggggggcgagagggaggggatggcagGGAATGAGACAAACCCGCTAGAATCCCCCCTCTCCAAGACGCCCCAGGCACGCTTCAGCCGCCGGGCGAGTGGAGAGGGGGTCGCCGAGAGTCACCGAGGGCCGGGTGAGGAAGGAACCGCTGGCAGAGGGAGCTGCATGAACAAAGGCATCGCAGCATGAAAGCTCCGAGTGGGCGCCAAAAATTTGAGGGTGCAGGGAGTCAAGAGAGATGTTGGAGGACATCAAATCCCAGATGGCAAAGGGCCTACAACGAGGGTTTAGGCGCTCGTACCTGGGGCACAGGTTTGGGGGTCAATACCGGGTTAGTGCAGTCGCTCGGGAACACCAGGACCTAGGGTCGCGCGCCCTCAATGACCAATAGGGGAT
The sequence above is a segment of the Castor canadensis chromosome 7, mCasCan1.hap1v2, whole genome shotgun sequence genome. Coding sequences within it:
- the Tmem54 gene encoding transmembrane protein 54 isoform X2, encoding MKTGLVLVVLGHVSFIVAAVLHGTVLRYVAAPRDAVALQYCTVNILSVTSAIVVITTGIAAVTLSRYLPSTPLRWTVFSSSVACALLSLTCALGLLASIAVTFATQGRALLAPCTFGNAELLTLTPDCPFDPTRIYSSSLCLWAISLVFCMAESVFAVRCAQLVHELLDLRPWWGKSSHHTMLESPEPTDSHDLLSCTSSVPLTL
- the Tmem54 gene encoding transmembrane protein 54 isoform X1 encodes the protein MCLRVGGLSVGDFRKVLMKTGLVLVVLGHVSFIVAAVLHGTVLRYVAAPRDAVALQYCTVNILSVTSAIVVITTGIAAVTLSRYLPSTPLRWTVFSSSVACALLSLTCALGLLASIAVTFATQGRALLAPCTFGNAELLTLTPDCPFDPTRIYSSSLCLWAISLVFCMAESVFAVRCAQLVHELLDLRPWWGKSSHHTMLESPEPTDSHDLLSCTSSVPLTL